A part of Gossypium hirsutum isolate 1008001.06 chromosome A07, Gossypium_hirsutum_v2.1, whole genome shotgun sequence genomic DNA contains:
- the LOC121231953 gene encoding heat stress transcription factor A-2: protein MVAWEHGNGGGELSYTTGFLNEPTGKGDQTESSIVKEEPDEEMRLFDDMINGVGDWNNGWPSASLPDVLPKPMEGLNDLGPPPFLRKTFEMVEDPKTDPIVSWSSGRNSFVVWDCHRLSENLLPKYFKHKNFSSFVRQLNTYGFRKIDSDRWEFANEGFQGGRKHLLKNIKRRSRYNKQQQQGGVICIDNSTNSRVGLEADVEVLKQDHNSLQMDVSKLRQKQDNSNHRLSIVEERIHFADCKQRRMCSFLAKMIKYPNFIQQLLHKGKELDHGKKFNKRRRLLETQVTTNPIEEPMDPIQDEEFLVSMDDRVVPEMSRNEEVDVNDSKIYVELEQLVNWKPCS from the exons atggtagcTTGGGAGCATGGTAATGGCGGTGGTGAATTGAGCTACACGACTGGGTTTTTGAATGAACCGACCGGAAAAGGGGATCAAACCGAGTCAAGTATCGTCAAGGAAGAGCCGGATGAAGAAATGAGGCTCTTTGATGATATGATTAACGGCGTCGGAGATTGGAACAATGGGTGGCCGTCAGCGAGTTTGCCGGATGTTTTGCCGAAGCCAATGGAAGGGTTAAACGATTTGGGTCCGCCGCCGTTTCTGAGGAAAACGTTTGAAATGGTGGAGGATCCGAAAACCGACCCTATTGTTTCATGGAGCTCCGGTCGTAATAGCTTCGTCGTTTGGGATTGTCACCGGTTATCTGAAAATCTACTGCCTAAATATTTCAAGCACAAGAATTTCTCCAGTTTTGTTCGTCAACTCAACACTTAC ggttttaggaagATTGATTCAGACAGATGGGAGTTTGCAAATGAAGGGTTTCAAGGAGGAAGGAagcatttattaaaaaatattaagagaAGAAGTAGATATAATAAGCAGCAGCAACAAGGAGGAGTTATAtgcattgataattcaactaataGTAGAGTTGGATTAGAAGCTGATGTTGAGGTTCTAAAGCAAGATCACAATTCATTACAAATGGACGTATCGAAACTTAGACAAAAACAAGACAACTCGAATCATCGGCTAAGCATCGTTGAGGAGCGGATTCATTTCGCCGATTGTAAGCAACGACGGATGTGCAGCTTCTTAGCTAAAATGATCAAATACCCCAACTTCATTCAACAGTTGCTTCACAAAGGGAAAGAGCTTGATCATGGAAAGAAGTTTAACAAAAGGAGGAGATTGCTTGAGACTCAAGTCACAACGAACCCTATTGAAGAACCTATGGACCCAATTCAAGATGAAGAGTTTTTGGTTTCCATGGATGATAGGGTTGTACCAGAGATGTCAAGAAATGAAGAGGTAGATGTGAATGATTCAAAGATTTATGTTGAATTAGAGCAGTTGGTGAATTGGAAGCCATGTAGCTAG